One window of the Lytechinus variegatus isolate NC3 chromosome 3, Lvar_3.0, whole genome shotgun sequence genome contains the following:
- the LOC121410087 gene encoding uncharacterized protein LOC121410087, producing the protein MLVSGEEELIRVKRLHHGEEPAFSNKAIIQPSSTGNNQLEQEKPHHDSYPYAKTSLETEDGSTTAQNHLSPSSMNTAGVGRKKRRMAEDTSFRGIHGRDDDMVIDEERLKREKRQMMNGGRMRGDWR; encoded by the coding sequence GAGCTAATCCGAGTTAAACGTCTTCACCATGGCGAAGAGCCAGCATTCAGCAACAAAGCAATTATTCAACCATCATCAACCGGGAACAATCAACTTGAACAAGAAAAACCTCATCATGACAGTTATCCATATGCCAAAACGTCGCTAGAAACAGAAGACGGTTCAACAACGGCCCAGAATCATTTGAGCCCGTCATCGATGAACACAGCAGGTGTTGGTCGGAAAAAGAGGAGGATGGCGGAGGATACAAGCTTTAGGGGCATCCATGGACGGGATGATGACATGGTGATTGATGAGGAAAGGTTGAAGCGTGAGAAGAGGCAAATGATGAATGGTGGTCGCATGAGAGGTGATTGGAGATAG